CAGATGGAAAGTGCCGCGGGAGAGTTGCGATGATCCGCAAGACCAAGCGCAAATATGGTTGCCCGGTCGAGTTCTCTATCGATCAGCTCAGCGGCAAATGGAAGACCGTGATCCTGAGCCGGCTGAAGGTCCGACCGATGCGCTATGGCGAACTGCGCCATGACATCCCGCAGCTCAGCGACAAAGTGCTGACCGAGCGGCTGCGCGATCTCTGCAATTCGGGTTTCGTCAGGCAGGAGCGCGGCGGCGGCTCCTCGCGCTATTGCCTGACCAAACGCGGCGAGATGCTGAAGCCGATGCTGCAGGCGCTCTACGATTGGGGCGAGGCCAACGCCGACACGTTCGGCGTCCGCTTCCTC
This Bradyrhizobium sp. CCBAU 53421 DNA region includes the following protein-coding sequences:
- a CDS encoding helix-turn-helix domain-containing protein, whose product is MIRKTKRKYGCPVEFSIDQLSGKWKTVILSRLKVRPMRYGELRHDIPQLSDKVLTERLRDLCNSGFVRQERGGGSSRYCLTKRGEMLKPMLQALYDWGEANADTFGVRFLGAEAD